A region from the Triticum aestivum cultivar Chinese Spring chromosome 3D, IWGSC CS RefSeq v2.1, whole genome shotgun sequence genome encodes:
- the LOC123080170 gene encoding transcription initiation factor TFIID subunit 9: MDGGGGVRPTLPSAAAGGASGPDEPRDARVVRELLRSIGLGEGEYEPRVVHQFLDLAYRYVGDVLGDAQVYADHAAKPQLDADDVRLAIQAKVNFSFSQPPPREVLLELARSRNKIPLPKSTAPPGSIPLPPEQDTLLSENYQLLPALKPPTQTEEAEDDNEGAGASPTNPNPNYPQDQRGSEQHQPQSQRGVSFQLNAAAAKRSLVTIDQLNMG, from the exons ATGGACGGCGGCGGAGGCGTGAGGCCAACGCTCCCGTccgcggcggcgggaggagccTCCGGCCCGGACGAGCCTCGCGACGCGCGCGTGGTGCGGGAGCTCCTCCGCTCGATAGGGCTGGGCGAGGGCGAGTACGAGCCGCGCGTCGTGCACCAGTTCCTGGACCTGGCGTACCGCTACGTCGGCGACGTGCTCGGCGACGCCCAGGTCTACGCCGACCACGCGGCCAAGCCCCAGCTCGACGCCGACGACGTCCGCCTCGCCATCCAGGCCAAGGTCAACTTCTCCTTCTCCCAGCCGCCGCCACGCGAG GTTCTACTCGAGTTGGCACGCAGCCGGAACAAGATCCCGCTGCCCAAGTCTACAGCTCCACCCGGCTCGATTCCCTTGCCACCCGAACAGGACACATTGTTGAGTGAAAACTACCAACTACTACCTGCATTGAAGCCGCCAACTCAGACTGAGGAAGCAGAAGATGACAATGAGGGAGCCGGCGCAAGCCCTACCAATCCTAACCCAAACTATCCTCAGGATCAGAGGGGCAGCGAGCAACACCAGCCTCAGAGCCAGAGGGGGGTTTCTTTCCAGCTGAACGCCGCAGCTGCAAAACGTTCTCTAGTGACAATTGATCAGTTGAACATGGGCTAA